From the Oncorhynchus keta strain PuntledgeMale-10-30-2019 chromosome 13, Oket_V2, whole genome shotgun sequence genome, the window ATGTAGGTGTTTTTCAGTCGCTATAAACCATCCTATCAAAATTCCCCAAATTTGTGGTGTAAAATCATTCCCATTTCAATCTTAAATTTCACAGGTAGCCTATTTTCTGTGGTTGTCAAGCATGAGTGGTTTTCCAGCTCCTCCCACCAAGAGAAACACTATCACAATTCGACACAGTCATTCGTCACCACAGAAATGCCTTTGTTCTGTGAGAGTTCTGCCGCAGAAAGTCACATTGGTGGTGGATGGGATAGGTGAGCCCCATGTCAAGTCTTTTGACACCTACTGAAAAgcactatatatacacacgttATATGTCTGCAACGCATAATCCATTTTTTTTTTGCTCTCCATTTTTGTACCAGCAACACATGAACACGAGCGGCGAGCAACTATGCTAAGCGACGTCTGCACTGCGATAAACAACGTTATGATCAGCTCCACGGCAAAAGTGAGCGCCAACACAGGGAGAAAACAGCCATAGAACATCCAAACAGTATTGGTCTTTGGTCAAAATAAAGGATTTAAAAGTATACTTTCAGAGcactaaaaaataaatacaatttcaaTACTCCATTGGTCACTCTTATTAATTCATATTGTGCTCACTTGGGATTTTTACATCTCTTCACATATAATATTTTAATTTTCATATACTTTTTTCATCTATATATTCAAATCCCCCATGCGCAAAGTACACTATACTCCAAGTCTTCAACTCTCTCTACAGTGCAAGACCTCACCAATATGGCTGATGAATGGAGAAGACCTCACCAACATGGCTGATGAATGTATGTTGAAGGCAATGCGTGGTTAACTTAATGACAGGAGACATTACGCTGAGGTTTAGCACCACATACAGGAGGTCAGGAAGGGCAGAGACGGCCCCTCTCAAGGAAGCACTTCTATGGAACTCTGAAGAAAACAAACTCGATCCTCCCGTCCAGTGGAAACACTGTGCTGTAGAATGAGGAACCTTTACAGAGAGAAGAACCCTTTAAAGAACAGTGATGTTATTGTTGTAAGGAAATCGTATCTGTTACAGACTGGCTGAGTCTTGTTCAGACCAGCGTATGAATAGCAGTGTAAATCTCTTTAGACCAGTTTAGGGCAAGTGGTTCTGACTGTTTCAAACTAGTTTGGGGTAGTGGTTCCGATCGGTCCATACTTGTTTAGGTAGTAGTTCAAACTGGTTCAGACCAGTTATGGGGTAGGGGCTCACACTGGTCTAGGAGTAGGTGCTGGCCACCGCAACCTGTTTCTGGGCGAGTCGTCGTAGCTCCTCCCTGATGGCCTTGATGAGGGAGGCGGAGCTTTGGGCTGAGGGGGAGGACTCGTCTAGGGGGAACTCTGGAGTGGGAGGGGCCAGGAGCATCGGGGGGACAGAATGGTCTCCCAGAGAGGAGCTGGGCATCTGAAACACAGCGGGGGAGGAGAACTCAGGGAACGACagcacctagagagagagagagagagagagagagagagagagatagatagagacagggtAAGAGCTCGAGAGATAGGATGAGAGAGAAGGCAAGAGTCAGAGATCAAATTACTCCTCTGTAAACTAGATTACTCCTCTAGAAAACAAATGTTTCTCTCAATCTCTGACATGTGGAACGCCCAAACAGTCTCACATGCTGACCAGACAGCACACGTGCGTGCGTCTGCGTGCGACCATCgtgcgcatgttgattttgtccacccacaccagacgcgatcaggacacacaggttgaaatatcaaaacgaatTCTGAActaactatattaatttggggacagatcgaaaagcattaaacatttatggcaatttagctagctagcttgctgttggtagctaatttgtcctgggatataaacattgggttgttattttacctgaaatgcacaaggtccccTACTCCAACAATTAATTTACAGATAAAAGGGGAAACCGAGTTCGTTTccagtaatctctcctccttcaggcttcttcttctttggactttatatggcggttggcaaccaactttaaggtgcattaccactacCAACTGGCCTGGAGTGTAGACCttagttcatctttcaatcataCATGGGtgtatgctcctaaaaaccaatgaggagatgggagaggcgggaatTGCAGTGTGTtaagcgtcacaaatagaactaaGTTCTATTTTAGCTTCTGGCTACGCTGACACTGGTTGACGCACGccagcagtgtgggtgcaatgattgaataacatgaaTGTGTACGTTTAATTTGCGAcgcgagcagtgtggtcagcatgtcaTGCTGTCCCTGTCGGTCATCATGTGGTCTGACTCACACTCTCTCTGCTGGCTCCAGGTCTGGAGAGGTCCTGGTCTAAAGGCTGCTGGTTCCAGCTGGAGCCTGTTGGCCCAGAGACACTGCGGCCCACCCCAGGGTACGCACTGATCCGGCTCGACAACCCCACCTGAGTCAGGTGATGCAGCTGAGCACCTgagaacacaaacaacacaccatGTGTAAGTAATCATTAGATACACACAGTATACACTTACCATACACACATCAATCCCAattaacacacacgcacatatggCACCTTTACCTGTGCTCCCCCCAACAGGCCGAGgtctggaggaggagggaggctctTCATACTGCCCCCTGTTGGCATAGACAGACTCTTGCAGCTGCTCCTCTGCAGTAACATAGGCCCCCGAACCCATGCCctgcctgaaacacacacatacaccagacCTTGGAAATGCTGACATTCACTGAATGTACTTCAGCTTGGTTAGTATAGTAACGTCTGTCTCACCTCTGCAACAGGCCTTGTACTGACGAGGGAGACATCCCCAACTCTGCATACCTCTAgacaggaagaggggagagaacatagagagagagaaggtgagataTCGAGAGGAGAAACATGTGGATGCAAAATAGTaataaggggagagagggaaggtgagagGTTGAGAGACAGTATGATTCATATTTCATAGAAGAGACCCTGGGAgtacacgcaaacacacacacccacactcttACCGCAGAGAAGGGGCTGTGTGTGGGGGCTGCGGGGTAAGAGCCCCACTGGCGTGATGGGCGTGTctgtggggagggagaggggctcgGCAGGGCGGGGCTGACCTGCGTGACCCCGACACTGACGCTGCCCTGGGAGGAGGGTGACACCAGGGCGAAGGCATCGTCCAATAGGGAGTGCATCTGTTGCCGCGCCTCCTCGATGGATGGCTGGGGGGGCACGTAGGGCGGCGGGGGAGGGGCGTGGTCAAACACCTCATCATTAGGGGAGGGGCTGCCGTGGTCTGGAGGTAGATCCGGGTCcgactggaggagagagaagaggaggaataaGTGTGAGTGAgcgtgtatatggtgtgtgtgttgcctaCATGGTGAGGCACACATACTATgcgcacctacacacacacaaacacacacactattcacACCAGCACAAACACACAGTATGCGCATAGTATGTGTGTCTCACCGTGTAGGCCACATTGTTGAGTCCAGGGTATTTCCTGTAGGTGGCGCTGTGGTCTGTGAGCAGGCGGTCTCTGTccgtcagtctgtctgtgtctggcaGACTGCCGTTCCCCTGCTGCCTCCGCCGGCCCCGAGGAGAGCGCCTCCCCCTGGCAGGACAGGGAAACACAATGGCAAAGATTAGTCTCATTCATAGTCTCACACACTCATATAATTCAGTCACAGAATTCAGCCTGAGTATGTATTGACCATCACCTCTTCCTGGATTCCCCTGGGGTGGGGGGCGAGGGAGGGTCGGTGTGCAGGATGCTGTCCATGTGGTCATGGGCTGAGCTGTAGAGGCGCTGGGGACACCCTCCCTGCCCCGCCTCCTCCTGCGCCTGCCCGAAGGCATCCAGGATGTCATCCATAGAGGGGAACTCACACTGGCCCCGCCTCTTAGCCCGCTGACGCAGCTTGTTCCTGTGGTGCTCGATCTCTGACTTATGTCTCAGAGCCacctagatacacacacacacaccaagcttTTAAGGAGTTTTAagctgtgtgtgagtgtttgtctgTGCGTATTCGCCTGTGTGagcaagatgtgtgtgtgtgtgtgtattctcacCTCTGCGCTGACCCTCTCTGTGAGGGTGGGACTGTGTGAGCATTGTGGTGGGCTGGGCCGGGGCTGCATGGCAATCAACTGGACCTTGTTGGCCTGGCGACCCCTGCCGTCAGAAGAGCCTCGGGACAGACGGTCCACGTGGTcgaagatggaggaagaggagagcagCTCATCTGGACCACTGCCTGTGGGAgggactggggagagggagagggagaggggagagtggagagagggagaaagagatagtaAGGTAAactgtagtaatactgtagcAGTAAATTGGGTTATTTCTGGCAAGCTGCAGCTTTACTGAACCACTCAACACGAAGGGAGGACTTACTCATCTTATTCCTCCCTATGATCCAGGCCAGAACAAAAAtaaaggagggcgagagagaggtagacagagagaggcagacagagaggaagacagagacgGGAGGGGGCGAGAAGCATTATCACTTGGTGGTCAGAGATTCATGTTCACATTGCAAGCtttttctcccctcctcttctgcgccctcctactcctccactctctctccatccggCATTAATTCCAGCACTCGtctttccctgttccctctcactacctctttctctcctgtggtttctctcgctcgctctttctccCTCGGGTTTTCTCTTTGATGCAACTCCTTTAATCAGTTTCTCTCCTGCTGAGTCAGTGCATAGCTCTTTAGGACACAGGCACAACACACATGAGCATATACACACTCTCacaatctctccctctaccacttaTTCTCCTCTGTGTTTCAGCATGGCCGTTGTAGATAGAACAGTATACATGTAGAGATGACCGGATTCCTCATTCTAATCTACATGACAAAGAATCAAGTTTGTTCCATCGTGGTACATTTCTATCAGAATGTTATGAATAAGGATTTAGGTAAAGAGAAAGGGGCGTGTCTCTTGCCATTCTTGGGTGTTTTGTTTCGGTGCTGTTTCCCCTCGTGGGGCGTGGCCACATGTCTGGTGGTCTCCTCTGCAGACTCTCTGCCACTCGACTGGTCGCTACCTAACGAGTCACCATCTGACGGGGACAGTCTGGCCAATCAGAGAAAAAGGTTAATGTGGGTTTGTGGATTAGTGTGGATGTATCCCTGCTTGTGGATGTTTTACCAACCTCCCCCTACGGCGGTTAGCGCGGGCAGCCTTGGTGGAGGAGCCCTTGGATTTGGGAGTGTTGACATCCCCTCCCTCAGAGGGGGTGGCCTCTTTGATGGGCATAGGGAGGGCACCAGGCTCCTGGATCACCATGATGTCATCCTTACTGTGCTGCCCCAGGTGGAGCTTGGCGAAGTCAAACCCTTTCACACTGGGAGCCTGcagctggagagagaaagagaggggaagatatagaaagaaagagatagaggggagaaagagagagaaagaggggagaatgagagacagagatggggagggaagagGTAAGGGTGGAACAAGCACATCAAGACATGTAAGTATGCATGACTACAGCCTTATGCCATTCCAGTCAGATCACAAATCCACATTCACCCATGGAGGTCGACCCTCTAACCCTTCACCCCTGCCCCTGACCTTCTGTCTCTGCTGGATGGTGTTGATGGCATCAGGCTGGAACTCCAGCTTCTCCGAGCCGCACAGTTTCCAgtagaggatgatgatgatgaagatagCCAGCAGGACAGGCACCACCACCCCCACAATCAGCCAAACACTGCTGCTCGGAGTCTCAGATGGGGGCACTGTCAGCGTCTCCACAGCTACAGAAGACAAATACAttatgtacatacagtgccttgcgaaagtattcggcccccttgaactttgcgaccttttgccacatttcaggcttcaaacataaagatataaaactgtatttttttgtgaagaatcaacaacaagtgggacacaatcatgaagtggaacgacatttattggatatttcaaacttttttaacaaatcaaaaactgaaaacttgggcgtgcaaaattattcagcccccttaagttaatactttgtagcgccaccttttgctgcgattacagctgtaagtcgcttggggtatgtctctatcagttttgcacatcgagagactgaatttttttccccattcctccttgcaaaacagctcgagctcagtgaggttggatggagagcatttgtgaacagcagttttcagttctttccacagattctcgattggattcaggtctgtactttgacttggccattctaacacctggatatgtttatttttgaaccattccattgtagattttgctttatgttttggatcattgtcttgttggaagacaaatctccatcccagtctcaggtcttttgcagactccatcaggttttcttccagaatggtcctgtatttggctccatccatcttcccatcaattttaaccatcttccctgtccctgctgaagaaaatcagacccaaaccatgatgctgccaccaccatgtttgacagtgaggatgctgtgttcagggtgatgagctgtgttgcttttacgccaaacataacataacataatttccaaaaagttcaattttatctgaccagagcaccttcttccacatgtttggtgtgtctcccaggtggcttgtggcaaactttaaacaacactttttatggatatctttaagaaatggctttcttcttgccactcttccataaaggacagatttgtgcaatatacgaccgattgttgtcctatggacagagtctcccacctcagctgtagatctctgcagttcatccagagtgatcatgggcctcttggctgcatctctgatcagtcttctacTTGTATGAGTTGaaggtttagagggacggccaggtcttggtagatttgcagtggtctgaaactccttccatttcaatattatcgcttgcacagtgctccttgggatgtttaaagcttgggaaatctttttgtatccaaatcaggctttaaacttcttcacaacagtatctcggacctgcctggtgtgttccctgttcttcatgatgctctctgcgcttttaacggacctctgagactatcacagtgcaggtgcatttatacggagacttgattacacacaggtggattgtatttatcatcattagtcatttaggtcaacattggatcattcagagatcctcactgaacttctggagagagtttgctacactgaaagtaaaggggctgaataattttgcacgcccaatttttcagtttttgatttgttaaaaaagtttgaaatatccaataaatgtcgtcccacttgttgttgattcttcacaaaaaaataaattttttatctttatgtttgaagcctgaaatgtggcaaaaggtcgcaaagttcaaaggggccgaatactttcgcaaggcactgtatacaatCAGCTTACACTTTTATCTAAGCAATATGCTACTGTACATTAGGAAATGAGTGCAGCCAACCTACATGGGCTTACGTTGCGAATCACTGAATAACATAAGTACTACTTATTGAAATCCACACATACACAAGTGTGCATGCGGCCACGCGCTGGTGCGCGAACACACACTTGCGCGGCCGCATGCATAGACTCACGCTGGGCAAGGGGTCTCTGGACGCGGTGCCCCAGTACGATGGCAGCCCGTTGCAGTTCCAGGCGGTTGAGGGTGGCAGCGGTGGCATCAGCAGGAACTCTCTCGCCCCCTGGTCCCTCCACAAAATACACCACTTCCAGAGAACGCCCTGAACCTGCCAGTCTCGACACACGCACCACCTGGAGATAACACCatggagtcagtgtgtgtgtgtgtgtgtgtgtgtgtgtgtgtgtgtgtgtgtgtgtgtgtgtgtgtgtgtgtgtgtgtgtgtgtgtgtgtgtgtgtgtgtgtgtgtgtgtgtgtgtgtgtgtgtgtgtgtgtgtgtgtgtgtgtgtgtgtgtgtgtgtgtgtgtgtgtgtgtgtgtgtgtgtgtgtgtgtgtgtgtgtgtgtgtgagagtacaGCATGTGCATGGGGTAAGGATGCTACAAACAGCACCCATAGTGGGTGCGAGAGTGTATAAGTGTGCCGTTTACCTGTAAGCTGTTGTTACCCACGGCCGTGGATCTCTTCCAGCGGCGCCGTTGACTCCCGTCCCCCAGcccctcccccagcccctcctccAGCAGCAGGGCCAGACGGCGCTCCAGACGAGCCTTGAAGCTCCGCTCAGTCACCGTCTGCTCCTGGACACCCAGTaacactgcaacacacaccagCAACACTAATGCACCTCTCAAAAACGGCCGTCATGACTGCAACACATAAACACATGCGTGCTGCTCTAGCACGGTCGCTCTCTCAATATTGAGCTTAAGGCTGAAAGTCCCGAAGCTGAAATTTGTACCTGTGCGGACCCAGGAGGAGCGTAGATGGTGAGAAACGTTCAGCTCGGAGTAGTGGAAGGCTGGGGAGACAAACACAGGATAGGGAAGATCAGGTTAGTCACTGTTGTCTGTGGGGCGAGTAACTCATTTAGAATGCGTGTGTGTGGGAGTACAATATATGCATATGGTCAGGATGCTACAAACGGCACCCAggtgtgagaatgtgtgtgtgtgtgtgtgtgtgtgtgtgtgtgtgtgtgtgtgtgtgtgtgtgtgtgtgtgtgtgtgtgtgtgtgttggcatctgtgtgtgtgtgtgggatagtAACTGGTGTATAGatggggggtgtgtgtggggtgtcagTGAGGGGTAGATGAGATGTCTGTGTGTGACTTACGTTCAGCGATCTGCAGCGCGGGGAAGCCCAGGTAGAAGCTGAACTCCACCGTGCTTAGGTGTCTCAGGTGACCGCTGACCTCTGACCCTAACAGGTAGCCCCGTCCATCACGCAACGCAAACGTGATGTCCACAGGAACCTTCTGGTCACCCTGTGGCTTGGCCTGACCCATGGTGATGTTCAGAAGCtggaggtaaacacacacacacacacacacaaacacacacgttacagATTGACTCACTTTTTGATTGATCTGAATCCCTTTCCTCAGCTCCGCTGAACCTGCCCAAGTGAATGGCTAATGCACACACTTTCACGGCTACGACTCTCACCTGTACAGTAACATTGCCAAATTCATTGGCGCGTCGACGTGTCTCTGTGTAGGCCATCAGCAATCCTCTCTCTACTCGCTCACTGAagttacacacacgcacatccaCGTGACTGGGCACGAACTGCAGcactgaaaaacacacacattatagATTATCACActgacagtacacacacacattgtctaaTGCAGCACTAAAATTtgcgcgcgtgcacacacacacacacacacacacacacacacacacacacacacacacacacacactagtgatggGAAGTTCGGCTCAGAACTTTTCGACTCGTTCAAGTCAAAAGAACAAATCTTTCGACTCATTTAGTTAATTTCAGTCATTAATGCCCAGAGCACGCAGGACCCCCTACCGGCCAACAATGAACTGAAAACTCAAGTCATGATTCTACAAGCCTCTATTTCGCAGTTGGGGGCTAATTGGAGCTTCCATTTGTGACAGACTTGTAAAAGTTTGATTTAAACAATGTACATTTGTAGATTGCTAGGCATACAAATACGATTATTTCTTGATATATTAGAAACGAGATCTAGCTGTGGCCGCAACCGGACTAGATTGTGAACGAAGATTGGCGGAATACATTGGTTGACTGTCATGAGGGCGATAAGCACAATATCGTTCGAACTGCAGCTTCCCAAACGATTAAAATGTGTTGAGCAGAGGCTGTGTATGTTTTGGTTCTACAAAGCTCTGTCATCGCAACATATAATAATAAATTAATTTATGAGATCAATTATCAGTTCTAAACGTGTGTTTTTCTTCTCTATGCTGCCTGCAACATATGATCTATTTCCATGTGCGCATAAATGACAGTTATTGGTTACCACGTCTCTGGAACCTCTGAGCAGGAGGAGCGTGTATTAATCCTGCTATAGGACTCATTGCGACCAGCAAGTCAAACAAACGACTAAAACGAAAGAGTCACTCAGAAAAACCAATCTAGACAGTCAGTAAAAAGAGTCGTTCaaaaagaaaaaaacattacaactgcacagagagagagagagagagagagagagagaggttcctACCAGAGTGTATCTGGTACTTGTGATCAGGTATGCTGTAGAGGGGTGAGACCGTGGGTAAAGaggaggagcctggtgttgaCTGGCGCAGAGCGTTGATGACAGACATGGCGGTGAAGATCAGAGGTCCCGCCACAGCACGGAACGCAAAGCTAGACGGAGTTCTCAGGAActggcggagggagagagaggggggggttgggagggaaaagagagcagagggagagagagagaggattgggagggagaagagagcagagggagagagaggaggagagggggatagggatGGCAGGCATGATTGGCTTTCAAGACATTTGTGAAGGGCAAATTTGCATATTCCTGCAATGCATCTCATGGCTACAAACATGCTCTTTCCCCAAAGCTTCCCCTGTGAGTATTGATAGTAGACCTACCTGTAGCTCCACTGAGCAGTTGAACTCCCTCTTCAAGATGTCCCTGACCTGGCCAAAGCCCACAGTGGAGGCAGACTTAGGCAGGACTAGGAAGAGACAGGGTTAACCTAAAACAACCTGCATTCAACCATTGCCAACGCATTCCCTGAAAACACACTCCTAAGCTATAGGCTAACCAAGGGATGTGCTCCCTTTAAACAGGTGACCATGAGATCCCAGCACAACACATTGACGGGCCAGAACAGTAGAGCACAGTGCATCCCCATCTACAATATTGGAATACTATTGCCTCTCATATGTGCCTCCATCTGTAGTCTACTACGAGTTCTACTGGTGTTGTCTTACCCACTCTGACCAGGTACATGTCAGGCTTGGTGACATTACACAGGTACTGGCGTCCTGGAGGGGCCTGGACTGGGGGAGTCCAGGTGACGGTCGCCAGGGTGCCAGTGGTTGTCGTGGTAACAGTGGTTGCCTTGGTAGTGGTCGTCGGTCGGTTGCCGGGGACATAGGTCACAGGTGGTGGTGGTTTTATGGGGTCCCTCCCTGGAGGTCGCAGCATGGGGGGGCGAGCCAGGCTGGTGGTGTTCGAGGGGGGCAGTGGAGGGTGTCTGCCAGGAGTAGCTGGGGGGACTCTGGGCCGCAGAACAGGAGGCTGAGGGGGTACTCTGGAGGTGGGTCTAACTCCAGGGGGGAGGGTACCCTGACCACCCCAGGGAGTGGGTGAGGGGGTCAGGGGAGGGGTGGGACCCGCTGAGGGGACAAGGGTGTGCTTGTGATCCCGGGCAGGAGGGGGCCCTGTGCTAGGGGAGGGGGACGgggcatgagtgtgtgtgtgggtgtgtgtttttgtggtAGCGGTGGGTGCGATGCCGAGTTTGGGAGTGGTCTTTGGGGGTGGGATGACaatttctccatctctgtctctttcccaaTCTTtatccctccccctttccctctctctctcccgttctcgctccttttccctctctctctcctgttcttgttccttttccctctctctctcctgttcttgctccttttccctctctttctctcgttcttgctccctttccctctctctctcctgttcttgctccttttccctctctctctcctgttcttgctccctttccctctctctctcctgttcttgctccttttccctctccctctcctgttcttgctccttttccctctctttctctcgttcttgctccctttccctctctctctcccgttttcgctccatttccctctctcgctcttgctccctttccctctctctctcacgctctcgctccctttccctctctctctcccgttccctctcctcatctctctctctggccagcaGATTGGTGTAGTACTCCATACTGTTCATATCCGGCAGCAGCAGCTCCGTGGGCTCCAGAGGAAACATGTCCCCCAGGTCGTAGTCTTCTTCATCCCAGGGAGGGTATCCCTCAGGTTCAGCAGGGTGGGTGAAGGGGAAGCCCTCCTGGAGGGGGGAGGTGAGGGACGTAAAGGGTCGGAGGAGGCTGGAAGACAGGGGGAGTGTTGGGCGAGAGGGGAAGGAGGTGTCGTAGGAGGCCCCGTCGTCAGGGTCATAGGTGTGGCTGGGTAAGGTTGTGGCCAGGGCCAGTTCCTCCCCCTCTGGGTCCATGAAGGAGAGCGTCTCCAGGTAGTCTCCGGAGCCCCAGGCCTCCTCTAGGGAGGGGGCGTGCTCCCAGGGcggaggaggggtgagggtggGCTGGCTgtggggggaaagaggagggggcTGACTGGGGGACAGCAGGTCCGGGGGTCTCATGAGGAGGTGTATGCCCTGAGCTTCATCATCCACTGAGGCAGTGTCAGTGTTACCAGGGTGACCAGTGTCTTTGGGTGGGCTGGCACCTGGCCATCTGGAAGAGGGTGACGATGATGACCGTGCTGCTGTCGTTCCGTTTGAGTCTACACCGCCTGTGGAGAGATAAACTAGTCACAACACATGTCCATAATGGCCCATAGTGCAGGAgcctctcctgtttctgtagtgtgaggcagcttgaAGTACAAGTACGCCCCCTGGAAAGGACACTAGTCTTTCGCAGGGCCGTGTACATGTGTGCGTGGTTAAAATTAATGTATGAACACAGCAGGCTGAGCAGAATCCCTGCTGGTGGCTGAGAGACCTAGTTAAAGCTGAGCTTCATCTAGAGAATACAACGAGCAGAGGATAGAGCCCAGCactgatctcacacacacacacacacacacagagagccgaCCCTAGACTTTTAGGGGCCC encodes:
- the LOC118392776 gene encoding UPF0606 protein KIAA1549-like isoform X3; its protein translation is MESIILMSTGSRMCHGASQGLRTYCAHLLVASLLVSMTMSSSPVAGGVDSNGTTAARSSSSPSSRWPGASPPKDTGHPGNTDTASVDDEAQGIHLLMRPPDLLSPSQPPPLSPHSQPTLTPPPPWEHAPSLEEAWGSGDYLETLSFMDPEGEELALATTLPSHTYDPDDGASYDTSFPSRPTLPLSSSLLRPFTSLTSPLQEGFPFTHPAEPEGYPPWDEEDYDLGDMFPLEPTELLLPDMNSMEYYTNLLARERDEEREREREREREREREREREREQEREREMERKREREREREQEREKEREKEQEQEREREKEQEQEREREREQEQEREREKEQEQEREREREQEREKEREKEQEQEREREKEQEQEREREKERERERERERGRDKDWERDRDGEIVIPPPKTTPKLGIAPTATTKTHTHTHTHAPSPSPSTGPPPARDHKHTLVPSAGPTPPLTPSPTPWGGQGTLPPGVRPTSRVPPQPPVLRPRVPPATPGRHPPLPPSNTTSLARPPMLRPPGRDPIKPPPPVTYVPGNRPTTTTKATTVTTTTTGTLATVTWTPPVQAPPGRQYLCNVTKPDMYLVRVVLPKSASTVGFGQVRDILKREFNCSVELQFLRTPSSFAFRAVAGPLIFTAMSVINALRQSTPGSSSLPTVSPLYSIPDHKYQIHSVLQFVPSHVDVRVCNFSERVERGLLMAYTETRRRANEFGNVTVQLLNITMGQAKPQGDQKVPVDITFALRDGRGYLLGSEVSGHLRHLSTVEFSFYLGFPALQIAEPFHYSELNVSHHLRSSWVRTVLLGVQEQTVTERSFKARLERRLALLLEEGLGEGLGDGSQRRRWKRSTAVGNNSLQVVRVSRLAGSGRSLEVVYFVEGPGGERVPADATAATLNRLELQRAAIVLGHRVQRPLAQPVETLTVPPSETPSSSVWLIVGVVVPVLLAIFIIIILYWKLCGSEKLEFQPDAINTIQQRQKLQAPSVKGFDFAKLHLGQHSKDDIMVIQEPGALPMPIKEATPSEGGDVNTPKSKGSSTKAARANRRRGRLSPSDGDSLGSDQSSGRESAEETTRHVATPHEGKQHRNKTPKNVPPTGSGPDELLSSSSIFDHVDRLSRGSSDGRGRQANKVQLIAMQPRPSPPQCSHSPTLTERVSAEVALRHKSEIEHHRNKLRQRAKRRGQCEFPSMDDILDAFGQAQEEAGQGGCPQRLYSSAHDHMDSILHTDPPSPPTPGESRKRGRRSPRGRRRQQGNGSLPDTDRLTDRDRLLTDHSATYRKYPGLNNVAYTSDPDLPPDHGSPSPNDEVFDHAPPPPPYVPPQPSIEEARQQMHSLLDDAFALVSPSSQGSVSVGVTQVSPALPSPSPSPQTRPSRQWGSYPAAPTHSPFSARYAELGMSPSSVQGLLQRQGMGSGAYVTAEEQLQESVYANRGQYEEPPSSSRPRPVGGSTGAQLHHLTQVGLSSRISAYPGVGRSVSGPTGSSWNQQPLDQDLSRPGASRESVLSFPEFSSPAVFQMPSSSLGDHSVPPMLLAPPTPEFPLDESSPSAQSSASLIKAIREELRRLAQKQVAVASTYS